The nucleotide sequence TGACGGAGGAGATCTTCGGCCCGGTGCTGGTGATCGAGCCGTTCGAGACGGTGGACGAGGCCATCACCCGCGCCAACGGCACCCGCTACGGCCTCCAGGCGGGCATCTTCACCGCCGCGCTGGAGACCGCGCTGGACGTGGCGGAGCGGCTGCGGGTCGGTGCGGTGATGATCAACGACAGCAGCGACTTCAGGATCGACGCCATGCCCTTCGGCGGACCCAAACGGTCGGGCGTCGGCCGCGAGGGGGTGCGCTACGCCGTGGAAGCCATGACGGAGCCCAAGATCGTCGCTGTGCGCCGCAGCGCGTAACAGCCGCCACCCGGATCTCTGCCGTACGGCCTCGGCCAGGTGGCCTCGGCCGCGTCTCCTCCGCCGGGTGCCCTCAGTCGTGCGGCGGGGCCCCGGTGACCATGTGGTCCGCGTGGTTGACGGCCTCGGTGACCAGCCGTCGCAGATGGCCGTCGTGGAGCGAGTACACCGAGCGGCGGCCCTCCTTGCGCACCTCGACCAGCCCGGCCAGCCGCAGCTTGGCCAGATGCTGGCTCACCGCCGGGCGGGCCGCCCCGCTGGCCTCGGTGAGGGTGTTCACATCCGCCTCGCCCCGGGCGAGGGACCACACCAGATGCAGCCGGGTGGGATCGGAGAGCAGCGAGAAGACATTGGCGGCCTCGGCGAACTGCGCCGCGCCACTGGGATGCGTATGCGACCGGGCCGCAGTTGAGGAATCCTCGCTCACCGACATGCACCCATCGTAGAGCGCTCCCACGACACGGGGGCGGCCGTCAGCGGGTCCCGATGGCTCGGACACCGGTCGATCAAGGTCACGGTCGACCGTCAACGGTCACCTCACCGCGGACGGGCGGGAGCGCTGCCGTCAGGTGGTGGAGTCGACCCGTGTCCGGCTACCTGCCGCGGTGACCGGACACGGGTCCGGTCACACGATCCCCAGCTCCCGCAGCACACGGTGCTGACTCGGTGTCGGCCTGGAAGGGAAGTACAGGTAACACACCCCTCCCGTACCGCTCTTGACCTGGCCTTTCTCATCGTAGCGCTTGGTCCGCAGCCAGATGTTCTCCCACTGGCGCCGCTTGTAGACGTGGCGGACCGCGTCGTTGCTGGGCGAGGCCGGGTCGTTGGCGATGACGTCGCCGTCCGCCGTGAAGCCGATGACGGTCATCAGATGGCCCGAGGTGCCGTATCCCGCGCCGTCCAGCTCCGTCTTGAGGAAGGACTGCGAGGTGATCACCGGAATGCCGGCGCCGATCAGCTTCTCGGCGTCGGCGAGCGAGCCGAGCCGGGTGACCACGCCCTGCAGATCGCGGTAGGTGGCGGCGTAGGCGGCGTTGAACGGCCAGTTGCCGCAGCCGTCGTACTGGTAGTCGAAGGTGGCCCGGGCGGCGTGGCAGACCTGCGGATCGGCGTAGTCGGGGTTGACCCAGGACAGGTCCGCGGCGGAGGGCTTACGGCCCCAGTACTCGATGATCATCTGCGAGGAGGTGGGGCTGCACCATGCCTCGCCGCCGTTGTCGTACTCCGGGTACTGGCCCTTGTGGATCTCCTGCGAGTAGCGCGGTACGCGCAGTTC is from Streptomyces hygroscopicus and encodes:
- a CDS encoding ArsR family transcriptional regulator, with protein sequence MSVSEDSSTAARSHTHPSGAAQFAEAANVFSLLSDPTRLHLVWSLARGEADVNTLTEASGAARPAVSQHLAKLRLAGLVEVRKEGRRSVYSLHDGHLRRLVTEAVNHADHMVTGAPPHD